In the Sus scrofa isolate TJ Tabasco breed Duroc chromosome 7, Sscrofa11.1, whole genome shotgun sequence genome, one interval contains:
- the CYP11A1 gene encoding cholesterol side-chain cleavage enzyme, mitochondrial isoform X2: MAPEAIKNFIPLLDTVSQDFVGVLHRRIKQQGSGKFSGDIREDLFRFAFESITNVIFGERLGMLEEIVDPEAQKFIDAVYQMFHTSVPMLNLPPDLFRLFRTKTWRDHVAAWDTIFNKAEKYTQNFYWDLRRKREFNNYPGILYRLLGNDKLLSEDVKANVTEMLAGGVDTTSMTLQWHLYEMARSLNVQEMLREEVLNARRQAQGDTSKMLQLVPLLKASIKETLRLHPISVTLQRYLVNDLVLRDYMIPAKTLVQVAVYAMGRDPAFFSNPGQFDPTRWLGKERDLIHFRNLGFGWGVRQCVGRRIAELEMTLFLIHILENFKVELQHFSDVDTIFNLILMPDKPIFLVFRPFNQDPLQA, translated from the exons ATGGCTCCAGAGGCCATAAAGAACTTCATCCCCCTACTGGACACAGTGTCTCAGGACTTCGTCGGCGTCCTGCACAGGCGCATCAAGCAGCAGGGTTCTGGAAAGTTCTCAGGTGACATCAGGGAAGACCTGTTTCGCTTCGCCTTTGAGT CCATCACCAATGTCATATTTGGAGAGCGCCTGGGGATGCTGGAGGAAATAGTGGACCCTGAGGCTCAGAAGTTCATTGATGCTGTCTACCAGATGTTCCACACTAGTGTCCCCATGCTCAATCTCCCCCCTGACCTGTTCCGTCTGTTCAGGACCAAGACCTGGAGGGACCATGTAGCCGCATGGGACACTATTTTCAATAAAG CTGAAAAATACACCCAGAACTTCTACTGGGACCTGAGACGGAAAAGAGAATTTAACAATTACCCAGGCATCCTCTACCGCCTCCTGGGAAATGACAAGCTGCTCTCAGAAGATGTTAAGGCCAATGTTACCGAGATGCTGGCAGGGGGTGTAGACACG ACATCCATGACTCTGCAATGGCACTTGTATGAGATGGCACGTAGCCTGAATGTGCAGGAGATGCTGCGGGAGGAGGTCCTCAATGCCCGGCGCCAGGCCCAAGGAGACACAAGCAAGATGCTGCAATTGGTCCCACTCCTCAAAGCTAGCATTAAGGAGACACTGAG ACTCCACCCCATCTCCGTGACCCTGCAGAGATACCTCGTGAATGACTTGGTTCTTCGAGATTACATGATTCCTGCCAAG ACATTGGTACAAGTGGCCGTCTATGCCATGGGCCGAGACCCCGCCTTCTTCTCAAATCCAGGCCAGTTTGACCCAACCCGGTGGTTGGGTAAAGAAAGGGACCTCATCCACTTCCGGAACTTGGGCTTTGGCTGGGGCGTGCGGCAGTGTGTGGGCCGGCGGATCGCTGAGCTCGAGATGACTCTCTTCCTCATCCAT ATTCTGGAGAACTTCAAGGTTGAATTGCAGCACTTCAGTGATGTGGACACCATATTCAACCTCATCCTGATGCCGGACAAGCCCATCTTCCTTGTTTTCCGGCCCTTCAATCAGGATCCACTCCAGGCATGA